In Hermetia illucens chromosome 1, iHerIll2.2.curated.20191125, whole genome shotgun sequence, one genomic interval encodes:
- the LOC119646729 gene encoding protein YIPF6 — protein MDTRLEMLDDVPGSLEGDMTIPSKTRNTSQPGAPDFYTLDEPIKETILRDIRAVGVKFYHVLYPKEKSSLLKDWDLWGPLVLCTFLATILQGNADSAYDGGPEFAQVFVIVWIGAAIVTLNSKLLGGNISFFQSVCVLGYCLTPVALSLIICRVLLLATQSVTIFFLRLVATLCGFVWATYASFVFLGDSQPPNRKPLAVYPIFLFYFIISWLVISHSSK, from the exons ATGGATACACGTTTGGAG ATGCTGGACGATGTTCCAGGCTCGCTGGAAGGTGACATGACAATTCCGTCCAAAACACGGAACACGTCACAACCGGGGGCCCCTGACTTCTACACGCTTGACGAGCCCATCAAGGAAACGATT CTGCGTGACATCCGTGCCGTTGGCGTCAAATTCTACCACGTCCTGTACCCGAAAGAGAAGTCGAGTTTGCTGAAAGACT gGGACTTGTGGGGCCCTTTGGTCCTGTGCACATTCCTCGCCACGATCCTGCAAGGGAACGCGGACAGCGCCTACGACGGCGGACCTGAATTCGCACAAGTTTTCGTGATCGTCTGGATCGGGGCGGCGATTGTCACACTCAATTCCAAATTGCTCGGTGGCAATAT ATCATTTTTTCAATCAGTTTGTGTACTAGGATATTGTCTAACACCAGTAGCGCTATCGCTTATTATTTGTAGAGTTTTGTTGTTGGCCACGCAGTCGGTAACGATATTCTTCCTGAGACTAGTCGCAACACTTTGTGGATTCGTGTGGGCAACCTATG CTTCCTTCGTCTTTCTGGGTGACAGCCAACCACCAAATCGAAAACCACTTGCCGTCTATCCAATATTTCTGTTTTATTTCATAATATCTTGGCTTGTTATATCGCACTCGTCCAAATGA